Proteins co-encoded in one Malus sylvestris chromosome 7, drMalSylv7.2, whole genome shotgun sequence genomic window:
- the LOC126629300 gene encoding probable protein phosphatase 2C 38 isoform X1 produces MVSAKLMKLVSPCWKPSVEGENSSRGDVIGRIDGLLWHKDSGHHVNGDFSMAVIQANNLLEDHSQLESGPLSSLESGPHGTFVGIYDGHGGPETARFLNERLFNNIKTFRGAEFTSENQGMSADVITKAFLATEEEFLSLVKKQWTIKPLLASVGACCLVGIVCSGLLYIANAGDSRVVLGKLEKTDKQVKAVQLSIEHNASYESVREELRSLHPDDPQIVLLKHKVWRVKGLIQISRSIGDAYLKRQEFNKEPLLAKFRLSQPFNKPILKAEPTVLVQKLYPEDQFLIFASDGLWEQLSNQEAVDIVQSYPRNGSARKLVKAALREAAKKREMRYSDLKKIDRGVRRHFHDDITVVVLFLDSHLVSRSYCHGPLLSVKAAGGVPAST; encoded by the exons ATGGTATCAGCTAAGTTAATGAAGCTTGTGTCACCTTGCTGGAAACCTTCTGTCGAGGGTGAAAATTCTAGTAGGGGGGACGTGATTGGACGAATTGATGGTTTGTTGTGGCATAAAGATTCAGGACATCATGTTAATGGAGATTTCTCAATGGCAGTAATTCAAGCAAACAACTTGTTGGAAGACCATAGCCAACTAGAATCAGGGCCTTTGAGCTCACTCGAATCGGGTCCTCATGGAACATTTGTTGGAATTTATGATGGACACGGAGGTCCAGAAACAGCCCGGTTTTTAAATGAACGTCTGTTCAATAACATCAAGA CTTTCCGTGGTGCAGAGTTCACATCAGAGAATCAGGGCATGTCAGCTGATGTTATAACGAAAGCATTTTTGGCGACTGAAGAGGAGTTCCTCTCTCTAGTAAAGAAGCAGTGGACAATCAAGCCACTGCTTGCGTCTGTTGGTGCATGTTGTTTGGTAGGCATAGTATGTAGTGGGCTACTATACATAGCAAATGCAGGGGATTCTCGTGTGGTGCTAGGAAAACTGGAAAAGACTGATAAACAGGTAAAAGCGGTTCAGTTATCAATTGAGCACAATGCAAGTTATGAATCTGTGAGAGAGGAGTTGCGCTCGTTGCATCCCGATGATCCACAGATTGTGTTATTAAAGCACAAGGTGTGGCGCGTGAAGGGTTTGATACAG ATTTCAAGATCCATCGGTGATGCCTACCTAAAGAGGCAAGAATTTAACAAAGAACCTCTATTGGCAAAGTTCAGATTATCACAACCCTTCAACAAGCCGATCCTTAAAGCTGAGCCAACAGTTTTAGTCCAAAAACTCTACCCCGAAGATCAGTTTCTCATATTTGCATCAGACGGCCTATGGGAGCAGTTAAGCAATCAGGAGGCAGTTGACATTGTCCAGAGCTATCCACGCAAT GGTAGCGCAAGGAAACTTGTCAAAGCTGCACTTCGCGAAGCAGCgaagaagagagaaatgagatATTCGGACTTAAAAAAGATAGACCGAGGGGTGAGGAGACATTTTCACGACGACATCACAGTGGTAGTTCTGTTCCTAGATTCGCATCTGGTCAGTCGGAGCTACTGCCACGGGCCTCTGCTATCGGTTAAGGCAGCTGGTGGTGTCCCTGCCAGCACCTAG
- the LOC126629306 gene encoding embryo-specific protein ATS3A-like, translating to MKRLCILTVVAIAFTSLPVQGSSTNCSYSVEIETTCAQSAATSDHVSVRFGDSEGNLIIVKHLNNPKPLYAAKGGVRRGGYGGFGRCAIDMFEASGQCMSRRVCYLYLKKVGSDDWRPGWVRVLHRQDGGRVVVPVSYMFYFRTFVPENVWYGFDYCHSKGGGFVPHVVSSNE from the coding sequence ATGAAGAGACTATGCATCTTAACCGTCGTTGCAATAGCCTTCACTTCTCTGCCAGTACAAGGATCCAGCACAAACTGCTCCTACTCCGTCGAGATTGAGACAACGTGTGCACAATCAGCCGCAACCTCGGACCATGTCAGCGTCAGGTTCGGGGACTCCGAGGGTAATTTGATCATAGTGAAGCATCTGAACAACCCTAAGCCATTGTATGCTGCAAAAGGTGGTGTGAGACGTGGGGGGTATGGCGGGTTTGGACGATGTGCCATAGACATGTTTGAGGCCAGTGGACAATGTATGAGCCGGAGGGTGTGCTATCTGTACCTGAAGAAGGTTGGGTCGGACGACTGGCGGCCTGGCTGGGTGAGGGTGCTTCATCGACAGGATGGCGGCCGGGTGGTAGTGCCGGTTTCTTACATGTTCTATTTTAGAACGTTTGTTCCAGAAAACGTTTGGTATGGGTTTGATTATTGTCATTCCAAAGGTGGTGGTTTTGTGCCCCATGTTGTTAGTTCTAATGAGTag
- the LOC126629300 gene encoding probable protein phosphatase 2C 38 isoform X2 — protein sequence MVSAKLMKLVSPCWKPSVEGENSSRGDVIGRIDGLLWHKDSGHHVNGDFSMAVIQANNLLEDHSQLESGPLSSLESGPHGTFVGIYDGHGGPETARFLNERLFNNIKKFTSENQGMSADVITKAFLATEEEFLSLVKKQWTIKPLLASVGACCLVGIVCSGLLYIANAGDSRVVLGKLEKTDKQVKAVQLSIEHNASYESVREELRSLHPDDPQIVLLKHKVWRVKGLIQISRSIGDAYLKRQEFNKEPLLAKFRLSQPFNKPILKAEPTVLVQKLYPEDQFLIFASDGLWEQLSNQEAVDIVQSYPRNGSARKLVKAALREAAKKREMRYSDLKKIDRGVRRHFHDDITVVVLFLDSHLVSRSYCHGPLLSVKAAGGVPAST from the exons ATGGTATCAGCTAAGTTAATGAAGCTTGTGTCACCTTGCTGGAAACCTTCTGTCGAGGGTGAAAATTCTAGTAGGGGGGACGTGATTGGACGAATTGATGGTTTGTTGTGGCATAAAGATTCAGGACATCATGTTAATGGAGATTTCTCAATGGCAGTAATTCAAGCAAACAACTTGTTGGAAGACCATAGCCAACTAGAATCAGGGCCTTTGAGCTCACTCGAATCGGGTCCTCATGGAACATTTGTTGGAATTTATGATGGACACGGAGGTCCAGAAACAGCCCGGTTTTTAAATGAACGTCTGTTCAATAACATCAAGA AGTTCACATCAGAGAATCAGGGCATGTCAGCTGATGTTATAACGAAAGCATTTTTGGCGACTGAAGAGGAGTTCCTCTCTCTAGTAAAGAAGCAGTGGACAATCAAGCCACTGCTTGCGTCTGTTGGTGCATGTTGTTTGGTAGGCATAGTATGTAGTGGGCTACTATACATAGCAAATGCAGGGGATTCTCGTGTGGTGCTAGGAAAACTGGAAAAGACTGATAAACAGGTAAAAGCGGTTCAGTTATCAATTGAGCACAATGCAAGTTATGAATCTGTGAGAGAGGAGTTGCGCTCGTTGCATCCCGATGATCCACAGATTGTGTTATTAAAGCACAAGGTGTGGCGCGTGAAGGGTTTGATACAG ATTTCAAGATCCATCGGTGATGCCTACCTAAAGAGGCAAGAATTTAACAAAGAACCTCTATTGGCAAAGTTCAGATTATCACAACCCTTCAACAAGCCGATCCTTAAAGCTGAGCCAACAGTTTTAGTCCAAAAACTCTACCCCGAAGATCAGTTTCTCATATTTGCATCAGACGGCCTATGGGAGCAGTTAAGCAATCAGGAGGCAGTTGACATTGTCCAGAGCTATCCACGCAAT GGTAGCGCAAGGAAACTTGTCAAAGCTGCACTTCGCGAAGCAGCgaagaagagagaaatgagatATTCGGACTTAAAAAAGATAGACCGAGGGGTGAGGAGACATTTTCACGACGACATCACAGTGGTAGTTCTGTTCCTAGATTCGCATCTGGTCAGTCGGAGCTACTGCCACGGGCCTCTGCTATCGGTTAAGGCAGCTGGTGGTGTCCCTGCCAGCACCTAG
- the LOC126629302 gene encoding CDP-diacylglycerol--glycerol-3-phosphate 3-phosphatidyltransferase 2-like, protein MSPLVLKMTTAASCIYPKKPYQILFNSIFSSTSTSTSTSTSTPSSFSPSSPPFGKNFIEALTHTRKYSGCRITPCAPLPPPILPLPLNLAPRFPKCFSASSSSRSRSNASGGSFEDRGESSGGSGSESGPGGVGDLMADMGSENHKGTDWYDSQLYPNQDELLSPLTHQQKQQQQQSESSSKFLTLPTILTLGRVAAVPVLISTFYIDSWWGTTATTSIFIAAAITDWLDGYIARKMKLGSAFGAFLDPVADKLMVAATLVLLCSRPLDVAMFGQVPWLFVVPSIAIIGREITMSAVREWAASQNTKLLEAVAVNNLGKWKTATQMIALTILLATRDNSFGRPDVIVASGVFLLYVSAGLAVWSLIMYMSKIWKVLLR, encoded by the exons ATGTCACCCCTGGTGCTCAAAATGACCACAGCAGCCTCCTGTATATACCCCAAAAAGCCCTACCAAattctcttcaattccatcttctcctccacctccacctccacctccacctccacctccaccccctcctccttctctccctcttcaCCCCCATTTGGTAAAAACTTCATCGAGGCATTAACGCACACGCGTAAATACTCCGGGTGCAGGATAACCCCCTGCGCACCCCTCCCGCCCCCAATTCTCCCTCTTCCCCTAAACCTAGCCCCCAGATTCCCTAAATGCTTCtccgcctcctcctcctcccgcAGCCGCAGCAACGCTAGTGGCGGTTCCTTCGAAGATCGCGGAGAGTCCTCTGGTGGGTCCGGCTCCGAGTCCGGCCCCGGTGGCGTTGGTGATCTTATGGCCGACATGGGTTCGGAGAATCATAAGGGCACCGATTGGTACGACAGCCAATTGTACCCGAACCAAGACGAATTGCTTTCTCCTCTGACACATCAACAAaaacaacagcagcagcaatCCGAATCCTCCTCCAAATTCCTCACCTTGCCCACCATTCTGACTCTCGGCCGCGTCGCCGCCGTGCCGGTTCTCATTAGCA CTTTCTACATCGATAGTTGGTGGGGAACAACTGCCACAACAAGTATTTTCATTGCTGCAGCAATTACTGATTGGCTCGATGGGTATATTGCTCGGAAG ATGAAATTAGGATCTGCTTTTGGCGCATTTTTGGATCCGGTGGCTGATAAG CTCATGGTTGCAGCCACACTGGTTTTATTGTGTTCTAGGCCTTTGGACGTTGCCATGTTTGGGCAAGTTCCATGGCTGTTTGTCGTTCCTTCAATTGCCATAATTGGTAGAGAG ATAACCATGTCAGCAGTTAGAGAATGGGCTGCTTCTCAGAACACTAAACTTTTAGAG GCTGTAGCTGTAAATAACTTGGGAAAGTGGAAAACAGCCACACAGATGATAGCACTGACTATCCTCTTGGCAACCCGAGACAACAG TTTTGGAAGACCAGATGTTATCGTAGCTTCTGGTGTTTTTTTGCTTTATGTTTCAGCGGGGCTTGCTGTGTGGTCTTTGATCATGTATATGAGCAAGATATGGAAAGTACTGCTGAGGTAG
- the LOC126629293 gene encoding uncharacterized protein LOC126629293 encodes MKKLFFFRSSASSNNNNVPPPTDKQISDAENSNKSPGLRRSRSLSSAAFLGSEPTQTDFSSSKYQSRSPCSSSARSFPHQQCDQPSCCRTLTPERLRTKHFEVPSVQNAHGLERPGSAGSSRMRHDSSGSSSTCSSNVSAKVLDRYIDGEQEELSRQKNSSSQRHLTGNCGGGWRPPRTQFTAPISPRAHSFREAKSSRLRSSSKDGAENGFGHESPRRLAKNVVERLSQSHLIQPTREKEFDHDIPLTIEDIYGRPDLIAQKNYPGDDYSSLQKLFYSENCGGINTDETEEDMDVELQRRLREAEEKVMLLSDELEQESFLRDSGYNVPSLIQTIRNLTEQRVSLALEVSNLLQLRIAERAFAKKELRLANGELESRTKKLEKEKNELQSALERELDRRSTDWSMKLEKYQSEEQRLRERVRELAEQNVSLQREVSSFNVRETEYRSVETKSEQQLNSLATRVGEMREENQELKNNLSDLQEKYRAAEEDRVCIHKNFEEKDKECKDLHKSITRLLRTCKEQEKTIDGLRESFSEEFRKNQSVERFDKHVSKLQMEQMRLTGVELALRRELESHKLEVDSLRHENIHLLDRLRGSGKENGALTFKLDKEMWARISCMKNQGLSILNESSQLCSNLLEFVKGKAGQLPEANHGLDGQFFVESEMKVQGIKRGTESFARSLQTMSALLHEKSSLSNSKLASKCTNADGPVHPDDQAPEDDMRYELKAETLLTSLLREKLYSKELEVEQLQAELAAAVRGNDILQCEVQNAMDNLSCLTHKLKDLEMQMLKKDENINQLQSDLQASTKELTVARGILPKISEERDMMWEEVKKYNEKNMLLNSEVSMLKKKIETLDEDILLKEGQITILKDTIGNKPFDLLSSPDRREFLLH; translated from the exons ATGAAGAAGCTCTTCTTTTTCAGATCTTCTGCTTCTAGTAATAACAACAATGTTCCTCCACCAACTGATAAGCAGATATCTGATGCTGAGAACTCCAATAAAAGTCCAGGTCTTAGAAGGAGCCGGTCATTGTCATCAGCAGCCTTTCTTGGAAGTGAGCCAACACAAACAGATTTTTCTTCTTCGAAATATCAAAGCAGATCTCCTTGTAGTAGTAGTGCAAGGAGCTTTCCTCATCAGCAATGTGACCAACCATCTTG TTGTCGAACTCTTACTCCTGAGAGGCTTAGGACTAAACATTTTGAAGTTCCGTCTGTCCAAAACGCACATGGATTGGAGAGGCCTGGTTCTGCTGGTTCTTCTAGAATGCGCCATGATTCGTCAGGGAGCTCTTCCACTTGCTCTAGTAATGTCTCAGCCAAAGTCTTGGACCGTTACATTGATGGAGAGCAGGAGGAACTGAGCAGACAAAAGAACAGTTCTTCCCAGAGACACTTGACTGGgaattgtggtggtggatggcgTCCTCCGCGAACTCAGTTTACAGCACCCATTTCACCTAGGGCTCATTCATTTAGAGAGGCAAAAAGTTCTCGTCTTCGTTCATCATCCAAAGATGGGGCAGAAAATGGATTTGGGCATGAATCTCCCCGGAGGCTTGCAAAGAATGTCGTTGAGAGGCTCTCACAGTCTCATCTTATTCAACCAACACGTGAGAAGGAGTTTGACCATGATATTCCACTCACCATTGAGGATATTTATGGTAGACCAGATCTGATTGCCCAGAAAAATTATCCTGGAGATGACTACTCAAGCCTGCAGAAGTTGTTCTATAGTGAAAACTGTGGTGGTATAAACACAGATGAGACTGAAGAGGACATGGATGTAGAATTACAAAGAAGATTGAGGGAAGCAGAGGAGAAGGTCATGCTACTTTCTGACGAACTTGAACAGGAAAGCTTTCTTAGAGATAGTGGGTACAATGTTCCATCACTGATTCAGACAATTAGAAACCTAACTGAGCAGAGAGTAAGCTTGGCACTTGAGGTTTCAAACCTCTTACAGTTGCGAATTGCTGAGAGGGCTTTTGCCAAGAAAGAACTCAGACTGGCAAACGGAGAACTGGAGTCGCGAACGAAAAAAttagagaaggagaagaatgagTTGCAGTCAGCATTGGAGAGGGAACTAGACAGAAGGTCGACTGACTGGTCAATGAAGCTTGAGAAGTATCAGTCGGAGGAGCAGAGGCTTCGCGAGCGAGTTAGAGAGCTTGCAGAGCAAAATGTCTCACTTCAAAGAGAAGTCTCTTCCTTTAATGTGAGGGAAACTGAGTATAGAAGTGTGGAAACAAAATCAGAGCAACAGCTTAACAGCCTTGCTACAAGGGTGGGGGAAATGAGAGAGGAGAATCAAGAACTGAAAAATAATCTCTCAGACTTGCAAGAGAAGTATAGAGCAGCAGAGGAAGACCGTGTTTGCATCCATAAAAATTTTGAAGAGAAGGATAAGGAGTGCAAGGATCTGCATAAGTCCATTACAAGATTACTGAGAACCTGCAAAGAACAAGAGAAGACAATAGATGGCTTGCGTGAAAGTTTTAGCGAGGAATTTAGGAAGAACCAATCCGTGGAGAGGTTTGATAAGCACGTCTCCAAATTGCAGATGGAGCAAATGAGGTTGACAGGAGTAGAATTGGCCTTGAGAAGAGAGTTGGAATCTCATAAGCTTGAAGTTGATTCTCTTCGGCATGAGAATATACACTTGTTAGACCGGTTGAGAGGAAGTGGGAAAGAAAATGGTGCTTTAACTTTCAAGCTAGATAAGGAAATGTGGGCACGAATCTCCTGCATGAAGAATCAAGGGCTATCGATTCTAAACGAGAGCTCCCAGTTATGTTCAAATTTACTGGAATTTGTTAAAGGGAAAGCAGGCCAACTTCCAGAAGCTAACCATGGCTTGGATGGGCAATTTTTTGTTGAATCTGAAATGAAAGTTCAGGGCATAAAGCGTGGAACTGAAAGCTTTGCAAGAAGTTTGCAGACAATGTCCGCTTTGCTGCATGAAAAATCCAGTCTGTCCAATTCGAAATTAGCATCTAAGTGCACGAATGCTGATGGACCAGTACATCCAGATGATCAGGCTCCAGAG GACGACATGAGATATGAGCTCAAAGCAGAAACTTTACTAACAAGTCTACTGAGAGAAAAGTTGTATTCAAAAGAGCTGGAGGTTGAGCAGTTGCAAGCTGAACTTGCAGCAGCTGTAAGAGGAAATGACATTCTCCAATGTGAAGTGCAAAATGCAATGGACAACCTTTCATGTCTCACCCACAAGTTGAAGGACCTTGAAATGCAG ATGCTTAAGAAGGACGAGAACATAAACCAGCTTCAGAGTGATCTCCAGGCATCTACGAAAGAATTAACAGTTGCTCGGGGGATACTGCCTAAAATTTCAGAGGAGAGAGATATGATGTGGGAGGAGGTGAAGAAATACAACGAGAAGAACATGTTGCTGAACTCAGAGGTTAGCATGTTGAAGAAGAAGATCGAAACCCTTGACGAGGACATACTTCTAAAGGAAGGTCAGATCACAATTCTGAAAGATACCATAGGGAACAAGCCTTTCGACCTTCTGTCCAGTCCCGATAGGCGTGAATTTTTGCTTCATTGA
- the LOC126629304 gene encoding deaminated glutathione amidase, chloroplastic/cytosolic-like: MPFCLSLPNYRVSPLLRGGAPIRSQSARVIIAGESNMAANSLRVAAAQMTSINDLATNFATCSRLVKEAAAAGAKLICFPESFSFIGAKDGDSLKIAEPLEGPILQKYCSLARESGIWLSLGGFQEKGSDDEHLCNTHVVVDDAGNIRSTYRKIHLFDVDIPGGRVYKEGSFTEPGKNVVAVDSPIGRLGLTVCYDLRFPEIYQLLRFQHDAQILLVPSAFTKVTGQAHWEILLRARAIETQCYVIASAQAGHHNDKRESHGETLIIDPWGTVVGRLPDRLSTGIAIADIDFSLIDSVREKMPIAKHRKPVEFWKSASL; encoded by the exons ATGCCGTTTTGTCTTTCCCTACCTAATTATCGTGTCAGCCCACTCCTCCGAGGCGGCGCTCCGATCCGTTCCCAGTCCGCCCGCGTCATCATCGCTGGAGAGTCCAACATGGCCGCCAATTCACTCCGAGTCGCCGCCGCCCAAATGACCTCCATCAACGACCTCGCCACCAATTTTGCCACCTGCTCCCGCCTCGTCAAA GAAGCAGCTGCTGCCGGAGCAAAATTGATTTGCTTTCCGGAAAGCTTTTCATTTATTGGTGCCAAAGATGGTGACAGTCTGAAAATAGCAGAACCTCTAGAGGGTCCAATTTTGCAGAAGTACTGCTCCCTGGCAAG AGAATCTGGGATTTGGTTGTCACTTGGAGGGTTCCAAGAAAAGGGGTCGGATGATGAACATTTGTGTAACACCCatgttgttgttgatgatgCTGGGAACATCAGAAGTACTTACAGAAAGATTCACTT GTTTGATGTGGATATTCCTGGTGGAAGGGTGTACAAGGAAGGCAGCTTTACCGAACCTG GGAAGAATGTCGTGGCAGTTGATAGCCCTATTGGCCGTTTGGGTTTGACGGTATGCTATGATCTGAGATTCCCGGAGATTTACCAGCTGCTCAGGTTCCAACATGATGCACAG ATTCTATTGGTACCTTCAGCCTTCACCAAAGTAACTGGGCAGGCGCACTGGGAGATTCTTCTACGTGCTCGTGCAATTGAGACTCAATGCTAT GTCATAGCTTCTGCACAAGCTGGACATCATAATGATAAAAGAGAAAGCCACGGAGAAACTTTAATTATTGATCCGTGGGGAACAGTTGTTGGCCGACTGCCTG ATCGACTGTCAACAGGGATTGCTATAGCCGATATTGATTTCTCATTGATTGACTCAGTGAGAGAAAAAATGCCAATTGCCAAG CACCGGAAGCCTGTTGAGTTCTGGAAATCTGCATCCCTTTGA